One segment of Streptomyces bathyalis DNA contains the following:
- a CDS encoding ADP-ribosylglycohydrolase family protein, with product MWGRTEQQDFRSRVRGCLLGGAIGDALGAGVEFDSLSAIRQAHGDAGVTDYVPAYGRRGAITDDTQMTLFTTDGLIRAHVRRDTGAWHPPTDVHAAYLRWAATQRDWGPDERKTEDGWLAREEWLYAQRSPGKACLSGLADERMGTLEMPKNPESKGCGTVMRSAPFGLLVGWEPQLVFQLSVECAAQTHGHPTGYLAAGAFSAIIHALARKDSLDHAVQKTLAQLATRPGHEETTNALKRALGAVRQGMPSAERVESLGQGWTADEALSIGVYCALVAEDVRHGLLLAVNHSGDSDSTGSVCGNLLGTIHGETALPPAWVAELEGRSTVLELADDFAMEMTQGPALHAPGAASQAWLNRYPRA from the coding sequence ATGTGGGGCCGCACCGAGCAGCAGGATTTCCGCAGCAGGGTGCGGGGCTGCCTACTGGGCGGCGCGATCGGCGACGCGCTCGGGGCGGGTGTCGAGTTCGATTCGCTGAGCGCGATCCGGCAGGCCCACGGGGACGCCGGGGTGACGGACTACGTTCCTGCCTACGGCCGGCGCGGAGCCATCACGGACGACACGCAGATGACGCTCTTCACCACGGACGGCCTCATCCGCGCGCACGTACGGCGGGACACGGGCGCCTGGCACCCGCCCACCGACGTGCACGCCGCCTATCTCAGGTGGGCCGCCACGCAGCGGGACTGGGGTCCTGACGAGCGCAAGACGGAGGACGGCTGGCTCGCGCGCGAGGAGTGGCTGTACGCGCAGCGCTCCCCGGGCAAGGCCTGCCTCAGCGGACTCGCGGACGAGCGCATGGGCACTCTCGAGATGCCCAAGAACCCGGAGTCGAAGGGCTGCGGCACCGTCATGCGCTCCGCTCCCTTCGGGCTCCTGGTGGGCTGGGAGCCGCAGTTGGTCTTCCAGCTCTCCGTGGAGTGCGCCGCCCAGACGCACGGGCATCCCACCGGCTATCTCGCGGCGGGCGCGTTCTCCGCGATCATTCACGCCCTGGCGCGCAAGGACTCCCTCGACCACGCCGTGCAGAAGACCCTGGCCCAGCTAGCCACACGGCCGGGCCACGAGGAGACGACGAACGCACTGAAGAGGGCGCTGGGCGCGGTGCGGCAGGGGATGCCCTCCGCGGAGCGCGTGGAGTCGCTCGGCCAGGGCTGGACCGCGGACGAGGCGCTCTCCATCGGCGTCTACTGCGCGCTCGTCGCCGAGGACGTACGGCACGGGCTGCTGCTGGCCGTGAACCACAGCGGCGACAGCGATTCCACCGGCTCGGTCTGCGGCAACCTTCTGGGCACCATCCACGGGGAGACGGCGCTTCCGCCCGCGTGGGTCGCGGAGCTGGAGGGGCGCTCGACGGTGCTCGAACTGGCCGACGACTTCGCGATGGAGATGACCCAGGGGCCCGCGCTGCACGCCCCCGGCGCGGCGTCCCAGGCGTGGCTCAACCGCTACCCGAGGGCCTGA
- a CDS encoding DUF397 domain-containing protein has product MAIQQGNTSEWIKSSYSANGACVEVKSPTRSAVAVRDSKVPGGPSLNFPPRAWTGFVAGVCDGDPVRTG; this is encoded by the coding sequence ATGGCAATTCAGCAGGGAAACACAAGCGAATGGATCAAATCGAGCTACTCGGCGAACGGAGCGTGCGTCGAAGTGAAGTCCCCGACCCGGAGCGCGGTGGCCGTGCGTGACTCGAAGGTGCCGGGCGGGCCGTCGCTGAACTTCCCGCCGCGGGCCTGGACGGGCTTCGTGGCCGGTGTGTGCGACGGAGACCCCGTCCGTACCGGCTGA
- a CDS encoding helix-turn-helix domain-containing protein — translation MASNVNPTVRRRRLGQELRRLRELKNMTAEEVADRLLVSQSKISRLENGRRSISQRDVRDLCGVYEVDDKRIVESLMQMAKESRQQGWWHAFGDIPYSVYIGLETDAASLRVYEPQVVPGLLQTRAYAEAVCEGAQPEASAADIEKRVQVRMRRQERISESRHPLRLWAVLDESALRRQVGGRQTMVEQLERLNEVSQMPHVTVQVMPFSMGAHPGVNGQYAILEFPDASDSSVVYLEGVTSDLYLEKSHDVQSYSVMYEHLRAEALNPDQTREFIENVAKDYARG, via the coding sequence GTGGCGTCAAACGTCAATCCCACCGTCCGACGCCGCCGTCTGGGCCAGGAACTGCGTCGCCTCCGCGAGTTGAAGAACATGACGGCCGAAGAGGTCGCGGACCGCCTGCTCGTCTCGCAGTCGAAGATCAGCCGTCTGGAGAACGGGCGCCGCAGCATCAGCCAGCGCGACGTGCGGGACCTGTGCGGTGTCTACGAGGTCGACGACAAGCGCATAGTCGAGTCGCTGATGCAGATGGCCAAGGAGTCCCGTCAGCAGGGCTGGTGGCACGCGTTCGGGGACATCCCCTACAGCGTCTACATCGGCCTGGAGACGGACGCGGCCTCCCTGCGGGTCTACGAACCCCAGGTCGTGCCGGGCCTGTTGCAGACGCGGGCGTACGCGGAGGCCGTCTGCGAGGGCGCTCAGCCCGAGGCGTCCGCCGCGGACATCGAGAAGCGCGTCCAGGTGCGCATGCGCCGCCAGGAGCGGATCAGCGAATCGCGTCATCCGCTGCGGCTGTGGGCGGTTCTCGACGAGTCGGCACTGCGCCGCCAGGTGGGCGGGCGGCAGACCATGGTCGAGCAGCTGGAACGGCTCAACGAGGTCTCGCAGATGCCTCATGTGACGGTCCAGGTGATGCCGTTCTCGATGGGCGCGCACCCCGGCGTCAACGGGCAGTACGCGATCCTGGAATTCCCGGACGCCTCCGACTCCTCCGTCGTCTATCTGGAGGGCGTGACGAGCGACCTCTACCTGGAGAAGTCGCACGATGTGCAGAGCTACAGCGTCATGTACGAGCATTTGCGCGCCGAAGCTCTCAACCCGGACCAGACACGTGAGTTCATCGAGAATGTGGCAAAGGACTATGCCCGTGGCTGA
- a CDS encoding GOLPH3/VPS74 family protein, translating to MGRSRRTIPEELLLLALDPATGTTAQPQSLDLGLAGAQLVELALAGRIAPDGDRIAVVLPRPTGDPTLDSALELLRRRGSPVRAVHWIGGPRLGLRQTYLTHLERCGMVHAVSSQMCGVLPTTRYQATETTISREIRTRLDAAIRTGVPPDPRTAALAALAHAVGLGKHLYPGNEGRSCRSRLRDLIRHDPMGGLVAHAVMDVQNGAGAQPRRAAGNGAAGPPATPTAQNGRPQAARAGVPSGHVQSRQVPEKARPSVGGMVRAGAR from the coding sequence ATGGGCAGGAGCCGCAGAACTATTCCGGAGGAGCTTCTGCTGCTGGCCTTGGACCCGGCCACGGGCACCACGGCACAGCCGCAGTCGCTTGACCTCGGCCTGGCCGGGGCCCAGCTCGTCGAGCTGGCTCTCGCAGGACGTATAGCCCCTGATGGGGACCGTATCGCCGTGGTGTTGCCACGGCCGACCGGAGATCCAACTCTGGACTCCGCACTGGAGTTGCTGCGAAGGCGTGGCAGCCCGGTGCGCGCCGTCCACTGGATCGGCGGGCCCCGATTGGGGCTTCGCCAAACCTATCTCACACACCTGGAGCGGTGCGGCATGGTGCATGCCGTATCAAGCCAGATGTGCGGGGTGTTGCCGACGACGCGCTACCAGGCGACGGAGACGACGATCAGCCGGGAGATCCGAACCCGGCTGGATGCCGCGATCCGTACCGGCGTGCCACCGGACCCGCGGACGGCGGCGCTCGCTGCGCTGGCCCACGCGGTCGGCCTCGGCAAGCACCTCTATCCCGGTAACGAGGGGCGCTCGTGCCGCTCCCGGCTCCGGGACCTGATAAGGCACGACCCGATGGGCGGTCTCGTCGCACACGCCGTCATGGATGTGCAGAACGGCGCAGGGGCACAGCCCCGGCGTGCGGCGGGCAACGGCGCGGCCGGACCTCCGGCGACGCCCACCGCTCAGAACGGCCGTCCCCAGGCAGCGCGCGCGGGCGTACCCTCCGGGCACGTCCAGTCCAGGCAGGTGCCCGAGAAGGCACGGCCGAGTGTGGGCGGGATGGTCCGCGCCGGCGCACGCTGA
- a CDS encoding D-alanyl-D-alanine carboxypeptidase: protein MAGESPDKVEREESSGETTANGGVVAPRGGKKSRKKRERKAEERPDAAGTDSVEAPGEARDEATGEAPDTPSEDAGSDAADAEAEAAGTAGEGDAAENSGTEGTAEAESGSGGAGRSDARLKAAVAAWVAGADEEPGDGTAETDEAGRDGESAGTGAGKSGAGQKNSSQIPTDEVPGRPKSDDDSEASAASAASEGSDGAESSAGQAGEVDHPTAMFRTVRPGSDDSASATDSEEAARRAERMTAAFFGSGKPSETEEAGGKAEEAEESEVEKAEATAEATADATAEAQGADAAADSPGEPERSRSAGGDERSTGKAEPEPDAGEPEPDAEKPKADAAKSEADAEKSEADAGKPEPEESGDGSGKREEPAGEGQRSGKAAKAGKPADEADKAGKPSDKADKAGEPAGKAASKAAGSVDQPTTAFRVQPDAAGDGPKGSGEESGSAGGRVDQPTTAFRTVEPPERAEAGGAEASAGSEASADDRSADDESADDKKDADAKPAKPAKPVDPRIAPLPKAEGAGKKTETETEGDADTGTESGSGTAKPESASPSGKTSPSKTEPAKPGPAKPEPAESDSERTSQFVPLRSADAPPRPTREPDVVVPPKPEGSPTAGALPPEVEAPKLSEAELTRQQVRPDQAPIDLLAQLTNTPPKPETPLRTAVRRVKIWTPLAVLLVILFAIAQAVRPLPEPELSLSASPTYNFQGPKPSVPWPSEGQAALDVQGLGSFGTSGKQKPVPIASVAKVMTAYVILRDHPVKKGSKGAKIPVDKKAEKEAGLSAQNESTVEVKKGDTLSEQEAVQAVMIASANNVARLLARWDAGSEKAFAKKMNAAAKDLGMKNTKYTDPSGLTASTVSTASDQVKLAKKAMAIDLFRETVRMPGYTDTKGDQHGNWNKLVPLDGVVGIKTGTTTKAGGNLLFAAEKKVGGTEQLIVGAVLGQYQPSILDTVLRESKKLIDTAQDSLRAQKVVQKGEVVGYVDDQLGGKTPVVASRDVSAVGWSGLKVRLGLTDGGKALPHEGKAGDRAGTLTIGDGPGQVRVPVTLKDDMTEPGFGAKLTRIL, encoded by the coding sequence GTGGCGGGCGAGTCCCCCGACAAGGTGGAGCGCGAGGAGTCGTCGGGGGAGACGACGGCGAACGGCGGGGTGGTTGCGCCCAGGGGCGGTAAGAAGTCCCGGAAGAAGCGCGAACGGAAGGCGGAGGAACGGCCGGACGCCGCCGGCACCGACTCCGTCGAGGCCCCGGGCGAGGCCCGCGACGAGGCCACGGGAGAGGCTCCGGACACGCCCTCCGAGGACGCCGGGAGCGACGCGGCCGACGCGGAAGCGGAAGCCGCCGGCACCGCCGGTGAAGGCGACGCCGCCGAGAACTCCGGCACCGAAGGGACCGCGGAAGCGGAAAGCGGGTCCGGTGGCGCCGGGCGCAGCGACGCACGGTTGAAGGCCGCGGTGGCGGCGTGGGTCGCCGGTGCGGACGAGGAGCCCGGAGACGGGACGGCCGAGACGGACGAGGCGGGCCGGGACGGCGAGAGCGCCGGGACCGGAGCGGGGAAGTCCGGCGCAGGGCAGAAGAATTCAAGCCAAATCCCGACGGACGAGGTGCCCGGACGCCCGAAGTCCGACGACGACTCGGAGGCGTCTGCCGCATCGGCGGCCTCAGAGGGCTCAGACGGCGCTGAGAGCTCCGCGGGGCAGGCCGGCGAGGTCGACCACCCCACGGCGATGTTCAGGACCGTACGACCCGGCTCTGACGACTCCGCGTCCGCGACGGACAGCGAGGAGGCGGCGAGGCGGGCCGAGCGCATGACGGCGGCCTTCTTCGGTTCGGGTAAACCGTCGGAAACCGAAGAAGCGGGCGGAAAAGCAGAGGAAGCAGAAGAGAGCGAAGTAGAGAAGGCAGAAGCAACGGCAGAGGCAACGGCAGACGCAACGGCAGAAGCTCAGGGGGCGGACGCCGCTGCGGACTCCCCCGGGGAGCCGGAGCGGAGTCGGAGCGCCGGCGGCGACGAGCGCAGCACCGGCAAGGCCGAACCGGAGCCGGACGCGGGGGAACCGGAGCCGGACGCTGAGAAGCCGAAGGCGGACGCTGCGAAGTCTGAGGCCGATGCTGAGAAGTCTGAGGCCGATGCCGGGAAGCCGGAGCCGGAGGAGAGCGGCGACGGGTCCGGCAAGCGCGAGGAGCCGGCCGGAGAAGGCCAGCGGTCCGGGAAGGCCGCGAAGGCCGGTAAGCCTGCCGACGAGGCGGACAAAGCCGGTAAGCCATCCGACAAGGCGGACAAGGCCGGGGAACCAGCCGGCAAGGCCGCGAGCAAGGCAGCGGGCTCCGTGGACCAGCCCACGACGGCCTTCCGGGTGCAGCCGGACGCCGCGGGCGACGGCCCGAAGGGCTCGGGCGAGGAGAGCGGGAGCGCCGGCGGCCGTGTGGACCAGCCGACGACCGCATTCCGTACCGTCGAGCCTCCCGAGCGCGCCGAGGCCGGCGGCGCGGAGGCATCTGCCGGGTCCGAGGCATCGGCGGACGACAGGTCGGCGGACGACGAATCGGCGGACGACAAGAAGGATGCGGACGCAAAGCCCGCAAAGCCTGCCAAGCCCGTGGATCCGCGCATCGCCCCTCTCCCGAAGGCAGAGGGTGCCGGCAAGAAAACCGAAACCGAGACCGAGGGCGACGCCGACACCGGGACCGAGTCCGGGTCCGGCACGGCGAAGCCGGAGTCCGCCTCCCCGTCCGGGAAGACTTCCCCCTCGAAGACCGAGCCTGCGAAGCCGGGGCCCGCCAAGCCTGAGCCCGCCGAGTCGGACTCGGAGCGCACGAGCCAGTTCGTGCCCCTGCGCTCGGCCGACGCGCCCCCGCGCCCGACGCGTGAGCCCGACGTCGTCGTGCCGCCGAAGCCCGAGGGCAGTCCCACGGCGGGTGCGCTGCCTCCGGAGGTCGAGGCGCCCAAGCTCAGCGAGGCCGAGCTGACCAGGCAGCAGGTGCGGCCCGACCAGGCACCGATCGATCTGCTCGCCCAGCTGACCAACACCCCTCCGAAGCCGGAGACTCCGCTGCGCACCGCCGTGCGCCGGGTCAAGATCTGGACGCCGCTGGCGGTGCTGCTGGTGATCCTGTTCGCCATCGCACAGGCCGTACGGCCGCTGCCCGAACCGGAGTTGTCGCTGTCGGCCTCGCCGACCTACAACTTCCAGGGGCCCAAGCCGTCCGTGCCGTGGCCGTCCGAGGGGCAGGCCGCGCTCGACGTGCAGGGTCTCGGGTCGTTCGGCACGTCCGGGAAGCAGAAGCCGGTGCCCATCGCGAGCGTGGCGAAGGTGATGACCGCGTACGTCATCCTCCGGGACCACCCCGTGAAGAAGGGCTCGAAGGGCGCGAAGATCCCCGTCGACAAGAAGGCGGAGAAAGAGGCAGGCCTGAGCGCCCAGAACGAGTCGACCGTCGAGGTGAAGAAGGGCGACACGCTCTCCGAACAGGAGGCCGTGCAGGCGGTGATGATCGCGTCCGCCAACAACGTGGCACGTCTGCTGGCCCGTTGGGACGCTGGTTCGGAGAAGGCGTTCGCGAAGAAGATGAACGCGGCCGCCAAGGACCTGGGGATGAAGAACACCAAGTACACCGACCCCAGCGGTCTGACGGCCTCCACGGTGAGCACCGCCAGTGACCAGGTGAAGCTCGCCAAGAAGGCGATGGCGATCGACCTGTTCCGCGAGACGGTCCGGATGCCCGGCTACACCGACACCAAGGGCGACCAGCACGGCAACTGGAACAAGCTCGTCCCCCTCGACGGGGTCGTTGGCATCAAGACCGGTACGACGACGAAGGCGGGCGGCAACCTGCTCTTCGCCGCGGAGAAGAAGGTCGGCGGTACGGAACAGCTGATCGTCGGCGCGGTACTCGGTCAGTACCAGCCGTCGATACTCGACACGGTGCTCAGGGAGAGCAAGAAGCTCATCGACACCGCCCAGGACTCGCTGCGGGCGCAGAAGGTGGTGCAGAAGGGAGAGGTCGTCGGGTACGTGGACGACCAACTCGGCGGCAAGACACCCGTGGTCGCGTCCCGTGACGTCTCGGCCGTCGGCTGGTCCGGTCTGAAGGTGAGGCTCGGGCTCACGGACGGCGGCAAGGCACTGCCGCACGAAGGGAAGGCGGGCGACAGGGCCGGCACGCTGACCATCGGCGACGGGCCGGGCCAGGTGAGGGTGCCCGTGACGCTGAAGGACGACATGACGGAGCCGGGCTTCGGAGCGAAGTTGACCAGGATCCTGTGA